The DNA sequence CGTCCTGAGTGCCTTCTCCACGTCATACATGATGTTTGTCGTCATGAGATTCTTCACGGGCCTGTCGCTGGCCGGAATCAGCATTATCTCTATTGTTTTGAGTGAGTGTGCAACAAGCTAACGCTAAATTGATACCAAAAGGAGAAGCTCGTAAGTCACCTTTTGAAAACGTTCTCCAGATGTCGAATGGGTCAGTATTGAACGCAGAACCTTGTGCGGTATAATCACAAGCTTGGATGCAGCCTTTGGAAACTGGTTCCTCATTGCAATCGCGTACAGCGTGAATGAGTGGAGGCTGCTGATTCTGGCCGTCACGTCCCCCCTGGTGCTGGCCGTCATTTGTTGGAGgtgatttagatttttttttttccccaactcGCAGCATAAACGTATCACTGGTGTTTACACGGAAGTGACTGCTGCCTCAGGTGGCTCCCAGAATCTGCCAGGTGGCTGGTGGCCAACAGGAAGGCAGATGCTGCCCACCGCTACCTCATCCAGTGTGCTCACATGAACAACAGATCCAAGTCCATGGAGACTGTCACACCAAATGTATACATTTCTCGCCTCCTTTGCCTTTTGGTTACATCTGGAAACTGCTGCCGTGAAGTGTTCTTTAAACGACACTTTGGCTTTTCCTTTGCTTTCCTCAGTGTTTACTGGAATCTGTACAAGTTGAAACCCAAGATCAGAAGTACTCCTTGGTGGATCTTTTCAAGACCCCAAATATTAGGAAACTGTCCATATCCCTTGGGATATTATGGTAAGTGATATGTGTGTATCATATATAggcatatatacacacacatacatgttttATCTGAGAACTAGATTCCACAGAACATCGTTGTATTAGATTAGTAGAACATAAAGACGGTGATAAGTTTTCACTCCAATGTTCTGTTCTCACTCAGCCAGCTCATAaatattttactgtaaatagCCACAAGGTCAGATGATGCCACAAATGGCATGTTTGGGGACTGGTGAGGCCCACTGGACGGGACTCCCGGGTTCTGTTCTCATTAGGTTTATGTGTCCTGAACTTCACGGCCTGATCGTGGCCCTTCGGGGTTCATGTCATGTCTTTAACATCAGAAAAATGACTTTAATCAGATAACTGTGCTTCTGTTTCATGACGCAGGTTTGGAGTCGAACTTACGTATTATGGAATAAGTCTGAATATCGAAGGGTTTGGATTGAACCTCTACCTCACACAGTTCGTATTTGTATCTATGGAATTCCTTGTGAAGATTTGCGCCTACTTCTTCCTGGAAAAAATCGGCCGGAGGAAGAGCGTGATGGGCGCTTCATTTTTAACTGGTCTCTGTCTCCTCATCAACATATTTGTCTCCAAAGGTTTGTTCTCTTCTGACCGCGGCTCTTGGCGTTGGTCGGCGTGCCTGAGGTTTGCTTTCTTCTCCCATTTTGCCTCAGATTTGTGGATCGTTCGTACCATCATGGGGTCCTTGGGGAAAGGGTTCTCAGAGGTGTCGTGCACGGTCATGTACCTGTACACGATGGAACTCTACCCCACGGTCTTGAGGTTCGTTGGCGGCGACTCTTGAACTGGAGTCGCCGTGTTTCCGTTAAATTCACCCTTTTGGATTTCCAGGCAGAACGGCATGGGCTACTCCGCACTGGTGGCCCGGCTCGGCGTGGCCATATCCCCTCTGGTCATGTTGTTGGAGGACGCCTGGCACATGCTGCCTGTTGTCACTTACTGCGCGGTGGCGATCGGAACCGGTCTGGTGCCTTTGCTGCTGCGCGAGACGTTGAACACCAGGCTGCCGGAGCTCGTCGAAGACGTCGAGAAACCGAGGGGAAAAGGAAGCGCGTTGAAGGAACGCAGCAGGTGATTGTTCAGTGATGCAGCTCGAGCACCAGGGACAGCAGGTTGTCCCCGTTGCCAAGTGTCAGACTCGGTCACACAGCCATGGGGGCTGGTCAGTGAGTAGCAACGCTGCTCCTGGTGCGTTGATAATGTGCACGTGGGACTCGAGGTGCTCGGTTTAATCggcctttttaaaatgttgccaAGCGAAAGGTGATCATGACCGAGACCCAGAGATCCTCgcaacctttttatttttttttgagaTGTGATGCGAAAATCCAAAGACTTTTCTGTAATTGTTTACTTTAATTCTTAAATGAAGGTGTTTTACGCAAACCTTTTATGACGTCGACTCATTAAAGTTACTGTTCTCTCACCTGTTTTGCAGGAAACCGTCAACACCGGAGAAAGCTGAAGTGCAGACTAGCCTCATTCATCCACCCGCGCGGCTGTTTTCTGTAACACAGGTGCAGGTGGAGTAGGTGTGTGTTGCTATTTTAAAGTCCCTcgtaattttaaaatgaaaaataaacattttaaccAACAGACTGGGATCATTGTGATGTAGAAAGTTTTTGCTCAAGGATATTTTCCAGCTCCAGTAAACCAGTTCAGGCAGCAAAACAGGCTTCCACCCCTCTCAAACTCAACATCACCGTTTAGTGAG is a window from the Takifugu rubripes chromosome 17, fTakRub1.2, whole genome shotgun sequence genome containing:
- the LOC101065007 gene encoding solute carrier family 22 member 7-like, giving the protein MKFENILSEVNGFGKFQIRLVLIQVISRITLPCHFVLNNFMGAVPSHHCDTSALDDQGLFWNLTREQKLAVALPAEPDGSPSSCRMFAKPQYQHLYGQNSSEDAATVPCPSGWVYDNSTFRSTIATEWDLVCSRKGMNKLTATIFFVGVMVGAPSFGFLSDRYGRRPLLLVSYLGTILFAVLSAFSTSYMMFVVMRFFTGLSLAGISIISIVLNVEWVSIERRTLCGIITSLDAAFGNWFLIAIAYSVNEWRLLILAVTSPLVLAVICWRWLPESARWLVANRKADAAHRYLIQCAHMNNRSKSMETVTPNCLLESVQVETQDQKYSLVDLFKTPNIRKLSISLGILWFGVELTYYGISLNIEGFGLNLYLTQFVFVSMEFLVKICAYFFLEKIGRRKSVMGASFLTGLCLLINIFVSKDLWIVRTIMGSLGKGFSEVSCTVMYLYTMELYPTVLRQNGMGYSALVARLGVAISPLVMLLEDAWHMLPVVTYCAVAIGTGLVPLLLRETLNTRLPELVEDVEKPRGKGSALKERSRKPSTPEKAEVQTSLIHPPARLFSVTQVQVE